A single Thermoplasmata archaeon DNA region contains:
- a CDS encoding SHOCT domain-containing protein, with protein MTNSYEKHMKMLIFGIVSIVAVIVVLMVLSTLFYGNYGYYNGYYGMDMMFGPGIWMMVFGLIFVALIIGIVIWAIYGVSEEQNHDRQSALDILEKRYARGEISRDEYLKTREDLKKY; from the coding sequence ATGACAAATAGTTATGAAAAACATATGAAAATGTTGATATTCGGAATAGTTTCTATAGTTGCAGTGATAGTGGTGTTAATGGTGCTCTCAACACTTTTTTATGGTAACTATGGTTATTATAACGGCTATTATGGAATGGACATGATGTTCGGTCCAGGTATATGGATGATGGTCTTTGGCTTGATATTTGTAGCGCTTATTATAGGTATCGTTATCTGGGCCATATACGGTGTCTCGGAAGAACAGAATCATGATAGGCAATCCGCTTTGGACATCCTCGAGAAAAGATATGCGCGAGGAGAGATAAGTAGGGATGAGTATCTAAAGACGAGAGAAGAT
- a CDS encoding 50S ribosomal protein L40e, whose translation MTFHEAVVRKLNKKICMNCYAKNPMSATRCRRCGYTHLRPKAKEKRGA comes from the coding sequence ATGACCTTTCATGAAGCAGTAGTTAGAAAACTGAATAAAAAAATATGCATGAACTGTTACGCTAAAAATCCAATGAGCGCAACTAGATGTAGAAGATGCGGTTATACACATCTTAGGCCAAAAGCGAAAGAGAAAAGAGGAGCATAA